In Streptomyces sp. NBC_00306, a single genomic region encodes these proteins:
- a CDS encoding FdhF/YdeP family oxidoreductase encodes MKKPPGEEPAKRLTVTPPKTWAAGVPAVTHALEYSLEETSVRRTGVTLLTMNQVDGIDCPGCAWADPTPGHRHRNEYCENGAKHINDEATTRRITADFFRRHSVSALGRRSDLWLNQQGRLTEPMVKRPDSDYYEPISWHDALGLLAEELKALDSPDEAVFYTSGRVSNEAAFILQLFARVFGTNNLPDCSNMCHESSGFALHETLGTGKGTVSLEDIHHADLIFLVGQNPGTNHPRQLSALEQAKDNGARIIAVNTLPEAGLLAFKNPQKARGVIGRGVQIADQFLHIRSGGDLALFQGLNRLLLEAEDARPGTVLDQDFIRSNTSGFEDFSRHARTIAWDDVLTATGLTREEIDDVRDAVLNSERVIVCWAMGVTQQTHAVPTIREIVNFLMLRGNLGKAGAGACPVRGHSNVQGDRTMGIWEQMPDSFLDALEQEFGFEPPRAHGLDSVNSIRAMREGRIKVFLGVAGNFVRAAPDSDVTEDAMRQCRLTAHISTKLNRSHTVCGGTALILPTLGRTEQDIQATGHQFVTVENSMSEVHTSQGRLEPASPILLSEVAILCRLAVRTLDGKAGIPWSQFEADYGTIRDRISGVVQGLHDFNRRVARPGGIRLPNPVNEGVFPTTVGKALFTCNDWEMSQAPEGHLLLQTLRSHDQWNTIPYTDNDRYRGIHGSRRVVLVSPQDVSRLGLTQGQHVDLVSVWSDNAERRAEDFVVVPYPTTAGCAAAYYPETNVLLPLDSVARTSNQPTAKGIVVRLEPTAVRVR; translated from the coding sequence ATGAAGAAGCCCCCCGGTGAAGAGCCGGCCAAGCGACTGACCGTCACCCCTCCCAAGACATGGGCGGCGGGAGTGCCCGCCGTGACCCATGCCTTGGAGTACTCGCTCGAGGAGACGTCGGTCAGACGTACCGGAGTGACGCTGCTGACCATGAATCAGGTGGACGGCATCGACTGCCCCGGCTGCGCCTGGGCGGATCCCACCCCCGGACACCGGCACCGCAACGAGTACTGCGAGAACGGCGCCAAGCACATCAACGACGAGGCGACGACACGGCGCATCACCGCCGACTTCTTCCGCAGGCACTCGGTCTCCGCACTGGGCCGGCGGTCCGATCTGTGGCTCAACCAGCAGGGCAGGCTCACCGAACCGATGGTCAAGCGGCCCGATTCGGACTACTACGAGCCGATCAGCTGGCACGACGCGCTCGGGCTGCTCGCCGAGGAGCTGAAAGCACTGGACTCGCCCGACGAGGCGGTCTTCTACACGTCCGGCCGGGTCAGCAACGAGGCCGCCTTCATCCTTCAGCTCTTCGCCAGGGTCTTCGGCACCAACAATCTGCCCGACTGCAGCAACATGTGCCACGAGTCCAGCGGCTTCGCCCTGCACGAGACCCTGGGCACCGGCAAGGGGACGGTGAGCCTGGAGGACATCCATCACGCCGATCTGATCTTCCTGGTGGGGCAGAACCCCGGGACGAACCATCCACGGCAGCTCTCCGCGCTGGAGCAGGCCAAGGACAACGGCGCCCGCATCATCGCGGTGAACACCCTTCCCGAAGCCGGACTGCTTGCGTTCAAGAACCCGCAGAAGGCTCGCGGTGTGATCGGGCGCGGTGTCCAGATCGCCGATCAGTTTCTGCACATCCGCAGTGGAGGCGACCTCGCACTGTTCCAGGGATTGAACCGGCTCCTGCTGGAGGCGGAGGACGCACGGCCGGGGACGGTGCTCGACCAGGACTTCATCCGCTCCAATACCAGCGGCTTCGAAGACTTCTCCCGCCACGCACGAACCATCGCGTGGGACGACGTCCTCACCGCGACCGGACTGACCCGGGAAGAGATCGACGACGTCCGGGACGCGGTCCTGAACAGCGAACGCGTCATCGTGTGCTGGGCCATGGGGGTCACGCAGCAGACTCACGCCGTCCCCACCATCAGGGAGATCGTGAACTTCCTGATGCTGCGCGGCAATCTCGGCAAGGCCGGAGCGGGTGCCTGTCCCGTACGCGGACACAGCAACGTCCAGGGCGATCGCACGATGGGTATCTGGGAGCAGATGCCCGACTCCTTCCTCGACGCGCTGGAGCAGGAGTTCGGCTTCGAACCTCCGCGCGCTCACGGGCTCGACTCGGTGAACTCGATCAGAGCCATGCGCGAAGGCCGTATCAAGGTCTTCCTCGGCGTCGCGGGGAACTTCGTCCGTGCCGCTCCGGACAGTGACGTCACCGAGGACGCCATGCGGCAGTGCCGCCTGACCGCCCACATCTCCACGAAGCTCAACAGGTCCCATACGGTCTGCGGCGGGACCGCCCTCATCCTGCCGACCCTCGGCCGCACCGAGCAGGACATCCAGGCCACCGGCCATCAGTTCGTGACGGTGGAGAACTCGATGAGCGAGGTCCACACCTCGCAGGGGCGCCTGGAGCCGGCATCCCCGATCCTTCTCAGCGAGGTCGCCATCCTCTGCCGGCTGGCCGTGCGGACCCTGGACGGCAAGGCCGGCATTCCGTGGAGCCAGTTCGAGGCGGACTACGGAACGATTCGCGACCGGATCTCCGGTGTCGTGCAGGGTCTGCACGACTTCAACCGCCGGGTCGCCCGTCCCGGAGGCATCAGGCTGCCGAATCCGGTCAACGAGGGAGTCTTCCCCACGACCGTCGGCAAGGCCCTGTTCACCTGCAACGACTGGGAGATGTCACAGGCACCCGAGGGGCACCTACTGCTCCAGACCCTGCGCTCGCACGACCAGTGGAACACCATCCCGTACACCGACAACGACCGCTACCGGGGCATCCACGGAAGCCGCCGCGTGGTCCTGGTGAGCCCGCAGGACGTGTCCCGGCTCGGTCTGACGCAGGGGCAGCACGTCGATCTGGTGAGCGTGTGGTCGGACAACGCGGAACGGCGCGCGGAGGACTTCGTGGTCGTCCCCTACCCGACGACAGCCGGCTGCGCCGCCGCGTACTACCCCGAGACCAATGTCCTGTTGCCGCTGGACAGCGTGGCCCG
- a CDS encoding SRPBCC family protein, which translates to MTTVEETIDVGVPVRTAYNQWTQFKSFPRFMSTVKSVEQVRPTVTRWVVGLGPLRHEFDAEIVEQLPDSHMAWQSLGRGLSHRGEVSFHATTPGRTTVVVRIHAEPQKAARLHARATGFTRRVLRSELGHFKEFIEGLGQEGGAWRGVIRNGRVEPMEPEPPRSRVPHWPVG; encoded by the coding sequence ATGACTACCGTTGAAGAAACGATCGACGTCGGCGTGCCGGTTCGTACCGCCTACAACCAGTGGACCCAGTTCAAGAGCTTCCCGCGGTTCATGTCCACGGTGAAGAGCGTCGAACAGGTCCGGCCCACCGTCACCCGCTGGGTCGTCGGGCTCGGTCCGCTGCGGCACGAGTTCGACGCGGAGATCGTGGAGCAACTGCCGGACTCCCACATGGCGTGGCAGAGCCTGGGTCGGGGCCTCAGCCATCGGGGTGAGGTGTCGTTCCACGCCACAACACCGGGCCGCACCACGGTCGTCGTACGTATCCATGCGGAGCCGCAGAAGGCCGCGCGCCTGCACGCCCGCGCCACCGGATTCACGAGGCGTGTGCTGCGATCCGAACTCGGTCATTTCAAGGAGTTCATCGAGGGTCTGGGCCAGGAGGGCGGGGCCTGGCGGGGAGTCATCCGTAACGGACGCGTCGAACCCATGGAACCGGAGCCGCCCCGAAGCCGGGTTCCGCACTGGCCTGTCGGCTGA
- a CDS encoding Cmx/CmrA family chloramphenicol efflux MFS transporter has product MPLPLYLLAMAVFAMGTSEFMLAGLLPDIASDLDVTVGTAALLTSAFAVGMVVGAPLMAALARTWPVRSSLLGFVLAFLAAHVVGASTSSIAVLVVTRVVAALANAGFLAVALTTAGALVPPHKRGRALAVLLSGTTLATIAGVPGGSVLGTLLGWRATFWAVAVLCVPAAIGILKGIRVRAARQDEPAGPALRSELAQLRRPRLILVMGLGALVNAATFGGFTFLAPVVTDTTGLVALWVPVVLMLFGVGSLAGVTAAGRLSDERPGLVVAAGGPLLLIGWPALAVLAEEPVALLALVFVQGALSFALGSTLITRVLYEASGAPTMAGSYATAALNVGAALGPLIAAATLGTTVGELGPLWASGLLVALALLVAVPVREVIAAPRQPDMT; this is encoded by the coding sequence ATGCCTCTCCCGCTGTATCTCCTTGCCATGGCTGTGTTCGCCATGGGCACCTCAGAATTCATGCTCGCCGGTCTCCTGCCGGACATCGCCTCGGACCTCGACGTGACCGTGGGGACGGCGGCCCTGCTCACCTCGGCCTTCGCGGTCGGAATGGTCGTCGGTGCCCCGCTCATGGCCGCGCTCGCTCGCACCTGGCCCGTCCGGTCCAGCCTTCTCGGGTTCGTCCTCGCCTTCCTGGCAGCCCACGTCGTGGGCGCTTCCACGTCCAGCATTGCCGTACTGGTCGTCACCCGGGTGGTCGCAGCGCTCGCCAACGCCGGGTTCCTCGCGGTCGCGCTGACGACAGCCGGCGCGCTGGTCCCTCCCCACAAGAGGGGAAGGGCGCTCGCTGTGCTGCTGTCGGGCACGACGCTGGCCACCATCGCCGGCGTCCCCGGGGGATCCGTACTCGGCACGCTGCTCGGGTGGCGGGCCACCTTCTGGGCCGTCGCCGTTCTCTGTGTGCCCGCGGCCATCGGCATCCTCAAGGGAATCCGGGTGCGCGCCGCGCGGCAGGACGAACCGGCCGGTCCCGCCCTGCGATCGGAACTCGCGCAGCTCAGGCGTCCGCGACTGATCCTGGTCATGGGGCTCGGTGCGCTGGTGAACGCGGCAACCTTCGGAGGGTTCACCTTTCTCGCGCCCGTCGTCACCGACACCACCGGACTGGTCGCGCTGTGGGTCCCGGTCGTCCTGATGCTCTTCGGCGTCGGATCCCTGGCCGGTGTCACCGCCGCCGGCCGGCTGTCCGACGAGCGTCCCGGCCTGGTCGTCGCAGCCGGCGGCCCGCTGCTGCTCATCGGCTGGCCCGCCCTGGCCGTACTGGCAGAGGAGCCGGTCGCCCTGCTCGCCCTCGTCTTCGTGCAGGGCGCTCTGTCGTTCGCGCTGGGCAGCACGCTGATCACGCGGGTCCTCTACGAGGCGTCAGGAGCTCCCACCATGGCCGGCTCCTACGCGACGGCGGCGCTCAACGTCGGCGCCGCGCTCGGACCGCTGATCGCCGCGGCCACCCTCGGCACCACGGTCGGGGAGCTGGGGCCGCTGTGGGCAAGCGGACTGCTCGTCGCGCTCGCCCTTCTTGTCGCCGTGCCCGTGCGTGAGGTGATCGCGGCTCCTCGACAGCCG